In Brevibacillus sp. DP1.3A, a single window of DNA contains:
- a CDS encoding P27 family phage terminase small subunit, with the protein MAIPTSKVIRDYLGDDYKESDEELIKLYVETHQFYRRLQKEVKQSDLMYEYTNKAGAQNMVKNPLSIELTKTVQTLNNLLKSLGLTPAQRKKVVNGDDDDFDDF; encoded by the coding sequence ATGGCAATACCGACATCGAAAGTCATTCGAGATTATTTGGGCGACGATTATAAAGAATCTGATGAGGAACTTATCAAGCTGTATGTCGAGACGCACCAATTTTATCGACGTCTGCAAAAAGAAGTAAAACAATCAGATCTCATGTACGAGTACACGAACAAAGCCGGAGCGCAGAACATGGTCAAAAACCCTCTATCGATCGAATTGACTAAAACAGTTCAGACGCTGAACAATCTGCTGAAGTCATTGGGGTTGACTCCTGCGCAACGTAAAAAGGTTGTGAATGGTGATGACGACGACTTCGACGATTTTTAA
- a CDS encoding site-specific integrase, with translation MNFVQPIRDQEIIDGIKIHLKETNPRNYILFVVGIYTGLRISDILQLKVGDVKKDRISLRETKTQKLKSMAIHPKLKAILKSYLVDKQDHEYLIKSRKGKNKPIKREMAYKILRAVADEFDLESIGCHTMRKTFGYHFHKQTNNSEMLREIFNHSDVSITRKYIGVEQDTIDEAIFKLKI, from the coding sequence ATGAATTTTGTCCAGCCGATCCGAGACCAAGAGATCATCGATGGCATCAAGATTCATCTGAAGGAAACGAACCCACGCAATTACATCCTTTTTGTTGTAGGCATTTATACAGGGCTGCGTATTTCAGATATTCTGCAACTCAAGGTCGGAGATGTGAAGAAGGACCGTATCAGTTTGCGGGAAACGAAAACCCAGAAATTAAAGAGCATGGCCATCCATCCCAAACTAAAGGCGATACTCAAATCATACCTGGTTGATAAGCAGGACCACGAATATTTGATCAAAAGTCGAAAAGGCAAGAATAAGCCGATCAAGCGAGAGATGGCCTACAAGATTTTACGGGCTGTTGCCGACGAGTTTGATCTTGAGAGTATCGGCTGCCACACCATGAGGAAAACATTTGGCTATCATTTTCACAAACAAACGAATAACAGTGAAATGCTCAGGGAGATTTTCAACCACTCTGATGTGAGCATTACTCGGAAATACATCGGGGTTGAACAGGACACAATCGATGAAGCTATCTTCAAGCTCAAGATCTAA
- a CDS encoding HNH endonuclease: MSRYKKETKPFYRSRAWLKCREYVLLRDNHLCQQCLKKNKLTAANTVHHLKPLDEAPELALDTDNLESICPACHNKEHPEKGSGKREPEKKHKAAVIKTRMNEEVW, translated from the coding sequence ATGAGCAGATACAAGAAAGAAACCAAGCCATTCTACAGAAGCAGAGCATGGTTGAAGTGTAGGGAGTATGTTCTGCTCAGAGATAACCATTTGTGCCAGCAATGTTTGAAGAAAAACAAACTGACAGCGGCAAACACGGTTCACCATCTCAAGCCATTGGATGAGGCGCCAGAGCTGGCGCTAGATACAGACAACCTGGAGAGCATCTGTCCTGCATGCCACAACAAGGAGCATCCTGAGAAAGGGAGCGGGAAGCGGGAGCCAGAGAAGAAGCACAAGGCTGCTGTAATCAAAACCAGAATGAACGAAGAGGTGTGGTGA
- a CDS encoding terminase large subunit has protein sequence MTTTSTIFNEHGTIHALSNPSPELLTNWYAEQVVKGKIIAGQKVKLACQRHLNDLKRSEDESFPYVFDLAMGHRPIRFIEKYCKPSKGNFKQLVLQPWQHFILGNLFGWVHKETRLRRFKEGFVFVGRKNGKTTKISGVSLYGVSKDGENGADIPLLANSMKQARLLFDEAQAMIKASPKLKKRFRTLRDAIHYDKAFSKIEPQASDSEKLDGLNTHIGIFDEIHEYKDYKLINVIKNSRGSRDQPLLIYITTAGYQLDGPLINYYEQGDDVLNGVITDERTFYFLAELDDEEEFDKPETWIKANPNLGVSIKLSDMVEDWEKAKRTPSERTDFITKRFNKFVNGSEESFLDYETIKKNDKERNPTDFASIPCVGGFDLSDTEDFTSACLEFPLVDTGEVFVIEHSWVPMRKVLEGNEKIPYREYEELGLLTIIPGDYVKKEYVFDWFVEQSKRFIIEKITYDPAKAFGLIESLNNYGFATEVVRQGYLTLGPAVDDMKERFLDGNVIFNNNRLFRWYINNVKMVEDRNRNKIPTKVGRYRKIDGFAAFLNAHTEIMKKFVKVQGDGNVEFVSVNDLFKR, from the coding sequence ATGACGACGACTTCGACGATTTTTAATGAACATGGAACCATTCATGCATTATCGAACCCGTCGCCAGAACTCCTTACGAACTGGTACGCTGAACAAGTTGTCAAAGGAAAAATCATTGCTGGACAAAAAGTGAAGCTGGCTTGTCAACGTCATTTAAATGATCTGAAGCGGTCTGAAGATGAATCATTTCCCTACGTATTCGATTTGGCAATGGGACATAGGCCAATCCGATTTATTGAAAAATACTGCAAACCATCAAAGGGAAATTTCAAGCAGCTGGTATTACAGCCCTGGCAACATTTTATTCTAGGGAACCTGTTTGGCTGGGTTCATAAGGAAACAAGGCTCAGACGATTTAAAGAGGGGTTCGTTTTTGTCGGTAGGAAGAACGGCAAAACAACAAAGATTTCAGGCGTCTCTCTTTATGGAGTCAGCAAAGATGGAGAAAATGGCGCTGACATACCTTTGTTAGCCAACTCCATGAAGCAGGCGCGGTTGTTGTTTGACGAAGCGCAAGCGATGATCAAAGCGTCTCCAAAACTCAAAAAACGGTTCCGTACATTAAGAGACGCCATTCACTACGACAAGGCATTTTCCAAAATTGAACCACAGGCATCTGACTCGGAAAAATTGGATGGATTGAATACGCATATCGGTATATTTGATGAAATACATGAGTACAAGGATTACAAATTGATAAACGTCATCAAAAACTCGCGTGGTTCAAGGGACCAGCCTTTACTAATTTACATTACAACAGCCGGATACCAGTTAGATGGCCCTCTGATCAACTACTATGAACAAGGCGATGACGTTTTGAACGGCGTTATTACGGATGAGCGAACATTCTATTTTCTCGCTGAATTGGATGATGAAGAAGAGTTTGATAAGCCAGAAACATGGATTAAGGCAAACCCGAACCTCGGTGTATCCATTAAATTATCCGATATGGTTGAGGACTGGGAAAAAGCGAAACGAACTCCTTCTGAGCGAACAGACTTCATTACAAAAAGGTTCAATAAGTTCGTCAACGGTTCAGAAGAGTCGTTTCTGGATTATGAGACGATCAAGAAGAATGACAAGGAACGAAACCCAACAGACTTTGCCAGCATTCCTTGTGTTGGTGGGTTTGATTTGTCGGATACAGAGGACTTCACCAGCGCTTGCTTGGAATTCCCACTTGTCGATACTGGAGAAGTGTTCGTTATTGAGCATTCATGGGTTCCGATGAGAAAGGTCCTGGAGGGTAACGAAAAGATCCCGTACCGGGAGTATGAAGAGCTTGGTTTGCTCACAATCATTCCTGGTGATTACGTAAAAAAAGAGTACGTGTTTGACTGGTTTGTGGAGCAATCGAAGCGATTTATCATTGAAAAGATCACTTATGACCCGGCAAAAGCGTTTGGATTGATAGAGTCACTAAACAATTATGGGTTCGCAACTGAAGTGGTCCGTCAAGGCTATTTGACACTGGGTCCGGCTGTCGACGACATGAAAGAGCGATTTCTGGATGGGAATGTAATCTTCAACAACAACCGCCTTTTTCGGTGGTACATCAATAATGTGAAGATGGTCGAGGACCGTAATCGCAACAAAATACCAACCAAAGTGGGTCGCTACCGTAAAATTGACGGGTTTGCGGCCTTTTTGAATGCTCACACCGAGATTATGAAAAAATTCGTTAAGGTGCAAGGAGACGGTAACGTGGAATTCGTTTCAGTGAATGATTTATTCAAACGGTGA